The following proteins come from a genomic window of Macrobrachium nipponense isolate FS-2020 chromosome 18, ASM1510439v2, whole genome shotgun sequence:
- the LOC135196507 gene encoding uncharacterized protein LOC135196507: MPTTYHPRTNRPPPPQTLQPSPAEHPKPRHHIPDPSSFPSLQPPIPKPRPTPPTPKVIPSTSQSTPPTPQVTPPAFAPPTTPTPARVEAGTQTEEEATIEEMEIQTPAVAPILHKEMGTQTEEFPVKKDMDV, encoded by the coding sequence ATGCCAACCACGTATCATCCAAGAACGAATCGACCACCTCCACCACAAACTCTTCAACCTTCCCCTGCTGAACACCCCAAACCCCGTCATCATATCCCAGACccttcatcctttccttccctacaacctccaattcccaaaccccgtccaacccccccgacccctaaggtTATTCCCTCAACCTCTCAGTcaactcccccaacccctcaggttacacCCCCAGCCTTTGCACCGCCGACAACGCCGACTCCTGCTCGTGttgaagcaggaactcagacGGAAGAAGAAGCCACGATCGAAGAAATGGAAATCCAGACACCGGCTGTAGCTCCCATTTTGCACAAGGAAATGGGAACACAAACGGAGGAGTTCCCAGTTAAAAAAGACATGGATGTCTAG